A stretch of DNA from Lycium ferocissimum isolate CSIRO_LF1 chromosome 4, AGI_CSIRO_Lferr_CH_V1, whole genome shotgun sequence:
TTTGTTATAACATTAAATAACTAGCCTCTAAGTTAGTGATATGCTTTACTACCATATCCGCTGAGGATGTGTCCtctgttcattttttttcaggCTAGCAGAAGAGGAGGAAGTACTAACAATCAAAGTGAAGCCAGGATGGACAAAAGGTACAAAGATAACATTTGAAGGCAAAGGTAATGAGAGGCTAGGCACTTCCCCAGCAGACGTAATCTTCGTGATCGGAGAAAAACGACACCCTCTATTCAAGAGAGACGGCGACGATTTGGAGTTGGCAGTAGAAATCCCATTGGTAAAAGCTCTAACAGGTTGCACTATTTCCATATCTTTGTTGGGTGGGGAGAAGATGAGTTTAACCGTGGATGATATTATTTGTCCTGGTTATGAAAAGATTATAGCAGGACAAGGTATGCCTAAGCCCAAAGAGGAAGGGACCAGAGGGAACTTGATTGTCACTTTCTTAGTAGCATTTCCAACTGAACTTACGGAGGAACAGAAGTCTGATGTATTCAGGATTTTAGAAGATTCATGTTGAGGGAAACTAATTTGGTTTTTTTTGGTGGGCTTGATTTGCAATTAGATGTACCATACCAAGTAAAACAAGGTATTAGAATGATGCAGGTTGTTAAAATGGTGCTTGGTTTTCTCTTAACAAAAGAAAGGAGCTTCTTCACAAGTGTTCCAGAACTATTGAGACTCTTACCAATAGATTTGCATGTTCTAGGTTTCTTCTTCTGGATTAGTTAgaagaattttcttttataatcaGCTAATACTATTCTATTAAAACATTAATAGGCATTGTATGCAAGAAATAGTGTATGCAGTGGTTAGACCATCCCCAGTAACAAGCCCTATAGCCATCCTGATCAGAATAGCCAACTAGTAAGCATTAGATGATTAACCTCaatatgttgatgaatttgtaTCCAAACTGTGGATCATATTAGCAATGTCAGACACAGTAGGCACAGCGCAGTaaactataataaaaataaaatttaacaacTAAAACTCTATTATTGATAATAATTAAACAATGTTAACATttatacaagaaaaataaatatgtagTAACTTCCCGGATATACGAAATTTAACAAAAGAAGTGACTTGAAAATGTTTATGCCTCCAGGTGGAAACACTGTGATCACCTACTTCTAGGATAATATCCAGCGACTGGAAAGCTATAAGAATGGCAGTGGGCTCAGACCAGAAAATCCGAGcttcaaattttaaatgaaCATTTACCACCCAAACAGAGCACGAATGAGCCCGAGTATATTGCCATTTAACAGGGCTTTGAGAAATCGCGTCTTGCCAGGTGTATAAGGTGGATATCTCGCAGCTACCTCCCCGCCAAAACTGCGGTGCAGAACTGCCTTCTTGTGGCTGAAAGCTTCAAATGAGAATCTACCATGGTATGAACCCATTCCACTTTCCCCGACTCCTCCAAATGGAAGAGAGGAAATCGCAAGCTGCATGATATGAATATTACAGTTCATCAATAGATTTGACATTTGACAAGTGCGCACTGAATCATATAAAATTAGATAAACCAATGAAATCCAGCACCAGCACGCACGATTAACCAATGAAAAATTTATCGTACAGTTTAGATACTCCTCAGCATTCGTGATTAAGAAATGTATCAGATACTCTATATTCATTCTCAGTAGCAATCTGAAGGCCAAATAATAATACACCAAAATAGTACATTTCGACACACAAATTACTTTTACCTTTGCTACTTTCTCTAGATACGAAGAATCTCTTCTAAAAATAGTTTCTCTCCCTCTCAGGTGTCGTATCAAGCTTAATGCTTCAGACATTTtgtttcctatttcattttcaacttcaaaaaatcTTAGTTGAATCTCCACCAGCAATAATCTCTCAAATTATCACTTTGAATCTTCCCAAACCTCCCAAACCCTATCGAAAGAAAACTATCGACAATTTCACATTTGCTTGTAAAATATAATAGTCTGAGAAAGTTTGAGATCAGCATGAGGACTTTAAAGTATATTAATGTGATAATTCAATGCATGTCTCCTAAGCAGATAAATAAACCTGAAGTCATCTTAGCACAAGTCGAGCTTAGAAAATTTGATTAGTAGGCAAAGATAGAATTACATGTAAAGTGGTGTCATTGATCAGCAGACCGCCTGCTGATACATTCATGATGAACTCCTCCACCAGTTTCTTCTTGTTTGTGAACAGATATGCTGCAAGTGGCTTTTCTCTGGCATTAATGAAGTGTATTGCATCCTCCACTTTATTGACCTTCACAAAAAGAGAAGCAACACCTATTCAGGCCAAGAACTTCACCGAGGCAAACGGTACTGTCAACAGACTAAGATAGAATTTTCAGCAAATCGCCCACCTGAGCTTTGTTCATTCTCAAAAGTTGGAAGTTGGTCATTCTAGACTTAATGATGTAGCTAAAAATCTGTTAAGCTTTGACCTATAGCTTAAAGTTTATACTCTGTATTGTTTAGTACATGGACAGAAATGGCATAATAATTGCCATGAGGATTGAGCTGCCAAAAGAGAGTATCCTCATTTGGGCTGGTCCGAGTAAAAGTAAGAGCCATAGATTTTCACAGTTGTCTAAGCAGTTTTGTTGCTGATGAATTTCAATACCAAAAAAGACGCGAAAGTTAGAGCCTGTAAGAGCCATAGATTTTCACAGTTGTCTAAGCAGTTTTGTTGATGATGAATTTCAATACCAAAAAAGACGCGAAagttagagcctgtttggatgggcttaaaataagcaacttataagctgaaaacagcttataagccccaaaaaataagttggggtagcccaacttatttttttggcttataagctgctttagataagctaagccaaacgggcccaattatttttttgggcttattttagcacaaaatggcttataagctggccagccaaacactcaaaaaagctgaaaacagcttataagccaatccaaacgggctcttaataagttattctagaaaattgaccATCTTGTAGACAAAATCTAATTCATTAGAAGGTCATAACTACTGTTATCAGCGAACTTTTTGTTACCAAGACAAAAGAGAGTATCTCTTACAGGCAGTGTAGGTCTACAAGTCACCTCTTACAGGCAGTGTAGGTCTTACCGTGATGATAGGAAGTAGAGGACCAAATATTTCCTCCTTCATGATTAAAGAATCTTCCGGGACATCCAGAAGAATTGTAGGAGCAATCTTTCTGATATTAGGAAAAGAATATAAGTAATGATTTCTCAGCTCATAAAAAGATATCTTTATGATAATAGGTTAGGGGAGAAAGAGTGTGGTCGACTCACAagttattttcatctctttgaCCTCCATGAACTACCTTATCAACAACCTTATTATCATCCAGTAACTTTGATAGTCGATGAAAGTGGTTAGCATTCACAATGCGAGACAAATCTCCTGATTTTAGTGGATCCTTCCCGTAGAAATTCTCCAATTCAAGTTTCATAGCATCTAGCTGGCAAAGAGGAATCAGAGgaacaaaaactaaaaacaatGAGTAACAGATTTTGCATAATGTCACACATAAAAGCTCCTTGGTCTCATAAAACGCACCAATTTCGGCACATTCTCTTTGGTAGTGACTATATAATCAGGAGAGATGCACGCTTGTCCGTTGTTGCAGCCCCACTTGCCAGCAATAATACGCCTTACTGCAACCTTAAAGCAATAACAATTtgattataaaaaagaaaacttgagaAGCTCATTATTATGAATTTTGGCATTGTATGTTCTAACTCAGAGACTGAACAAATAAGAAATATTACCTTGAAATTGATGTTTGAATCAACAACAACTGGAGATTTTCCACCCAGCTCCAAAACCACAGGTGTCAAGTGCTTTGCAGCAGCCGCCATCACAATCCGTCCAACTTTTCCATTTCCTACAGTATTGTTTGTTTGATTGCAAATgataacatgaatatataacTCACTAACTATTATCATAGTGAACAGATCAACTACAGATACGTCTggcaaacaaaacttacttgcCCAAGTTAGTAACTTATCTTTATCACAATGTCTACTAACACATGTGAACCTTGCAATCCAAACTAACCGTCAGTAGTATTTTAGTCGATTAGACTTATTATTGCACGGAAGCTCACATGCACATACAAGGGTGGGCTGACAGACTTTGGTCTGCTCTTCTTTTTTATCAAGTTTCcagtaaaaatatcataaatggAGAAGAAGATATCCCTCTGACTACTACCGAGAACTAACAATAACACAGTTTCAATTTGTTGTCTCGTTTCCCCTGCCATGGGGGGAGGGGGATGTGTCTATGGGGATCCATAAAGAAGTTACCTATAgctaatattaattttaaaataaatcaaGGACCCTGTTGTTAAGGGATCCCCAACCCTGCTGTTGGTAAATACAGCTCCTCCCCTAGTGAAGCTTAGCATTAAGAGTACTTAAGAAAATATCATGATCTATTGGTATCAGTAATATACATTcattaagatttcaaatataCAGCAGTCAAAGTTTCTAACAAGTTTAGTATCAACCAACTATGCCTCAATTTCAAACCAGTCAAGGTCGAGTATGTGAATCCTCTAAATCCGCTTATACAATTCGGGTTCATTTCTTGGCAATACTACTACCTAATTTGTCTTCTAAGACATATTAGGGTTCTTTTAAACTCGAGGTTCTCTAAATCTCATACTTAGTCCCCACACTGACATGCAAGTTGGCAAACCCAAACCAAATGTGTGTAAAAATAACAACTAAGTCTTAATCTAAACTATATTATTGCTTTTGTGGATAGCGTGCTTACACTGTTCTGTTCTTAGATAAGTCTGCATTAATTCAGAGAGATTGTAGATATGTTGAGGTAACTTTATTTACATGTACCTCATCCCCGTTTAGCACCTTATAATGTTGTACCTGTGGACCAATGTATTTTGAGGTCAACGTAAGACATTTCTAAGCCAGGATACTGCCTTCTATGTTTGTTACTTGCACCCTTTTCTGATGTGGTCATTTCTAATATTGTCCACCTTATAGCAATATTAACCCTCATATAACATTGCGGGTGTCACAACCTTCGTATTGAATTTGCCATTGACTTTGTTAAGTATCTTTCTATACATGATACTCACATTGCACCGTCCTATTTCGACCATTTCATATCTATTCTATGTAGTACATGTTCCTCTACCATGTCATTCTCCTACAAAGCAAATTAGATGTTTAAATTAATGGCATTTAGGCACCTCAATCAGTCTAATGTTATATCACATTCATTCTCTTTAGTGGGTTACACTTGTGATGCATTAGAAAATAGGTGACGTAAAAGCAAAAACTATCAAGACCTGTCAATTACACTGTAGGAAAATTACCAAATTGTTAACCAACCAGTTCAGTAGTCTCCGAAGtctaaaagataaaaaaaaaaaaaaaaatcgccaCCGGAGATGCTGACAGATTTGGGCATATATAAATAATCCTCCCAGATATTTTACTCTATGAATGACATGGAGATAAAGTGGACCAGTAATGAAGTTTTTCAGACCTGTATAGAGTATCTTATCCCATTTTTGCTCCAGTAATGCAGTTGTCTCGGGTACTGCACCTTCTACAACTCTGATAGCAGTCGCATCCATATACTCCCCCAAAAGTTTTGCCAGCAATGAAGATGTAGCTGGGGCTACTTCTGATGGTTTCAGAACTACAGCATTACCAGCAGCAATAGCTCCGATCACTGGATCAAGGGACAACACTGGAATAGAAAGAAGGGGGAGGGAATAACATAGTATCAATAACTGATTAATACATCCGCACTGTAACTTTTCATCTAACGTATACTCATCTATCATAAAACAATCAGACAGTAGCAGTAAACTACTGATAAAGGATAAAGGATAAATGGAAAACTCGCCATCAAGAAGGACAAAGGCCCCTTGGAAGGCTTGCATTAGAAAAGGATAAAACATACTGGAATCTGCTTAGATTTTGGCTTTTTATTCTGGAAAAACAGATAGTTTGACCAGAGTGAAACTTTAATACTAAATATGACCGAGTCTTCATTGCCAGATACGTCAAGCACAGACGGTTAGTGTAAGCACATGAGGGGTATGTTTCTCTCCGCATTGTGAGTCACAAAGATCTAAAGTTGCAAAAACAAAAAGCAAGAAGATTCATCCTAAAATTCTCAGTTATTGACATTAttcattcataatttcatatataGTATTTAGTTTCAAGGAGTCACCATAACCTGATTATATGGTGATTATAAGAGTTTATAACACAACAGAAATTTCTGCAAAAGAAAGTGATTTGACTGTTTTCTAACTTGAGActtgcttaaagatatattgaaaGGAGAAACTAATCACACGCACTTATGAAGGAGATAAATGGACAGAGTTTCACATACAGAACGGATAGTTCCACGCTGATATGACCAATACAACACCGAGGGGTTCCGGAACTATTTCAGCTGATGAAGGAAACGTGGTTAATGAAGCTTTGACCTGTAATTTCCATATGTTAGCATCAACGGGCTTCTATTAATTTGTAACCAAGGTAGTATCTGTATCTATAAATACGTATAAAGATTTACTTTTTCCGGTTTCATCCACCGTTTTAGTTCCTTCAATGCAAGCTTACACGCTGATTTCATCATAGAAATCTGCATTAAAAGAACACATGAATCAGAAGACAGAAAGAAAAGCGGATCGAACATAACTAAGAAGTTCCTTGACTAAATATAAGATATCTATGCCCTTCCCATGAgcttctatatatttatgataaaaCTATTTCTGCTATTATCAAAACAGAATATAAGAAAAGTATTCAACCAAATACTTCAATGTAACTGAACAGGGTCAACTTTACTGGACTTggatgttgatttttttttattttttatttttgaaactgGGACTTGGATGTTGAATTTTAATCAAAAAGCACTGCTTGGGTTAAAATTGTGCCTTCCCAATACTTCAACTATTTTCCAGAGTAATCGTGTCATAAAACTCTGAAACATCAACCTTAGTCAAACCAGCGCACATTCTTACGGTGAGCATTCACATTGATCATATGGGGCACAGCAGGATTTCCTGTctatgaaatatatatttacTTTAAGTAGATAAGAGAAGATCAAAGGTGTTGCAACAAAATTTACTTCAGTATAAATGTATTCAGTATCTGCTGTCTAACTGACAGTCCTGATTCATTGATGAAAGGagacacaattttttttcttggcacTGCTATGTCCTCGCTGTTATCAGTTGTCACGATATTTCTTCTCTTTATCTATTGGTGTAAACTCTCAGTACCTCGCAAGAGCATGACA
This window harbors:
- the LOC132051881 gene encoding aldehyde dehydrogenase, encoding MAMVDTEVIVKELRDTYASGKTKKYEWRVSQLKALLKIAEHHEKEIVDALNSDLSKPELEAFVHEISMMKSACKLALKELKRWMKPEKVKASLTTFPSSAEIVPEPLGVVLVISAWNYPFLLSLDPVIGAIAAGNAVVLKPSEVAPATSSLLAKLLGEYMDATAIRVVEGAVPETTALLEQKWDKILYTGNGKVGRIVMAAAAKHLTPVVLELGGKSPVVVDSNINFKVAVRRIIAGKWGCNNGQACISPDYIVTTKENVPKLLDAMKLELENFYGKDPLKSGDLSRIVNANHFHRLSKLLDDNKVVDKVVHGGQRDENNLKIAPTILLDVPEDSLIMKEEIFGPLLPIITVNKVEDAIHFINAREKPLAAYLFTNKKKLVEEFIMNVSAGGLLINDTTLHLAISSLPFGGVGESGMGSYHGRFSFEAFSHKKAVLHRSFGGEVAARYPPYTPGKTRFLKALLNGNILGLIRALFGW